Genomic DNA from Longimicrobiales bacterium:
CAGGGCCCTGCTTCGGCTGGTCCGCGGGCTCGATCGCCACCGTGTTCCGATCAGCTGCCGTGTGAGTAGAGCGCGTCGATCCGCCCGGCCAGCTCGAAATCGCGTTCGGAGAGGCCGCCCACGTCGTGGCTGGACAGATAAATGTCCACGGTACGGTAGGTGTTACTCCAGTCCGGATGATGGTTCATGCGCTCCGCAACGAGTGCGACGGACGCCATGAAGCCGAACGCACCCACGAAGTCAGTGAACTCCAACTGGCGGTGCAGCCGCCCGTCATCCAGCGTCCAGCCGGGCAGCCGCTCGAGCCGGCTGCGCACATCCGTGTCATCCAGTTTGTCGCGTCTCGTCATTCTGCCTCCCGGTCGCTGCCCACCTGTTCCAATTCGCCGATCCGTGCACGCACTGCCGCCGGCAGGGCCGCCTTGCCCGCGCTCGCGTAGTCGTACGCGACAATGACGCCACTGCCCTCCGCCGCCACGCCGCCAGCGGCGTCGCTCACGATGCGGTACTCCATCGTGAACCGGTCCTCCGCTACATCCGTTGTGCGCGCGCCGACGTGCACGACGTCGGGATACTCGAGCGGACGCCGGAACCGGCATTGTGTGGAGGCGAGAATCGGACCGACGCCGGCGTCGCCGCCGCGGAACGCGATCGCGTCCAGGTAGGCAATGCGCGCGCTCTCGAACCAGCGGAAATACACGATGTTGTTCACGTGGCCGAACGCGTCCATCTCGCCCCAGGCGACCGGTATTGTAATGACGACCGGAAAGCCCGCGAGCTCGGCAGGCTGCATCAACCGGGTACGATCCCGAGTGCCTGCCCGGTCGAGCAGTCGATCCTCAGCAGCTCGCCCGGGCGCACACCATATCTGCCCCCGGTCACCTCGTAGTCGCCCTGCTGCGTGGCGCCGACCGCGCCCGACCGCACGAGGCGCAGACGCGTCTGGTCGCGCGGATCGATAAGTGGGCTGGTGCAGCTGTCCTCCGGTGGCGGCCCGCCGTCTTCCGTGACGAACTGGGCGGGGGCATCCTGGGCCATGCGCAGATTGGCTGGATTCGGCGTGAAAGTGCTGGTCGACACGCACGCCGCAGCAAGGAACGGCAGCAGGACGACCGGTGTGAAATGTCTGCAACGCATGTAACCTCCGCAGGTTGTGCGGCAGGATAGGTCGCCCGGCCGCACAGCGTCAATAGCTGCGGCACCGCTCGTGCACTGGCGGGCTCGGACCCTTTGAGGTGGAACATTGATGAAGAAGCTCGTCTGGATCGGCGCGGTCATCCTGGTGGTGGTGGCGGGAGTGGTGGTGTTCGCTCTCATCAAGGGAATCCGGCCCGGCGACGCCGCGGAGCTGCTCGCGGCCGGCGGCACGAAGCCGCTGCGCGATCCCATGCGCGTCGCACGCGGAACGACACGCGTCCTCGTGTTCGCACTGGACGGTGTGGGTGTCGACGAGCTGCACTCCGCAGCGCGCAGCGGTCGCGCCCCGCACCTGGCTGCCGCGCTCGGCCGGGAGGAGGGTGACGGCCTCTATGCGACGGGATACTCCGTGCCCGGGGTGCTCACCGTGCTGCCGTCCACGACGCTCGCCGCGTGGGCCTCCGTGTTCACAGGCGAGCCTCCCGCGTACACCGGCGTGCCCGGCAACGAGTTCTTCGTCCGTGAACAGCGCCGTTTCTACGCGCCGGCTCCCGTCACCGTGCCCGAGGCGACGCACGTGCTTGCGACCTACGCCGACGATCTGATCGGCGGTGTGCTGGCCGTTCCCACTCTCTACGAGCGAGCGGACGTGCGCGCATACGTCGCGCTGTCGCACATCCACCGTGGTGCGGACCTGCTTGTCGTTCCCGACGCAGCGGCGATCAGTGAGATCGCGCTCGGCCTGGTCGCGGGTATCGTCGAGGACGATGACGAGCCCGGCAGCGACAAGTACAGCGAGCTGGACGCGACATCCGTCGAGACGATGCTCGAGGCGATGCGGGAGCACGGTCCCGCGGACCTCCAGGTCATCTACTTCCCCGGCGTCGACCTCTACACGCACATGGCGCCGCACCCGATCGAGGACCAGCGCGACTACGTGTCCACCGTGCTCGACCCGGCCGTCGGCGCCGTCATCGGCGCGTATCGCGATGCGGGTATTCTGGACAGTACCTATATCGTGTTCGTATCCGACCATGGTCACACGCCCGTCATCGAGGACGACCGCCACGCGCTCGAAGCCGAAGGCGATGACGAGCCGCCCGCGGTGCTCGAGAGCGCCGGCTTCCGGATGCGGCCGCTCTCGATCGACGTGCCCGCCGATGACGATTTCCAGGCCGCCCTCGCATACCAGGGCGCCTTTGCCTACATCTACCTCGCCGACCGCTCGATCTGCCCGCAGGCCGACACGCCGTGCGACTGGTCGCGACCGCCACGCCTGGAGGAGGATGTGCTGCCCGCCGTCCGGGCGTTCGATGAGGCCAACCGAACCGGCGCGCGCGTGCCCGCCATGCAGGGAACGCTCGATCTCATCTTCGCCCGCGAGCCGCGGCCCCCCAGTGAAGAGGCACTGCCGTTCTCGGTGTGGGATGGCAATGCACTGGTACCGGTGGAGGAGTATCTCGCCGCTCACCCGCGCCCCGACCTGCTGGAACTACCCGAACGTCTCCGAGGCCTCGGCGCCGGTCCGTTCGGCCATCGTGCCGGCGACATCCTGCTGCTGGCACGGTCGGGGTCCTCGCGGCCGATCGAAGATCGATTCTATTTCTCCGGCCGATACCGCTCCTGGCATGGCAGCCCGGACCCGCAGGACAGTCGTATTCCCATCATCGTCGCGCGCGAGGGAATGGCCGGCAGCGACATACGCGCGCTGGTGGACGGCGCGATCGGGGGATCCGCGACCCAGTTGAGCATCGTGCCTCTCATCGAAGCGCTTCTGGCCGGGCGGTAGGCGAGACGCGCAGTCGAACGATGACAAACGGTCCCGCAGCGTCGCACTGACTCTGCGGGACCGTGTTGTCAGCGTCGCTGCCCGCGTCAGGGCGAGCGGCCCGTCGTGTCCCCTCGCTGCCGCCGCATCTCTTCGAGTCGCTCCCGGTTCACCTGCTCCGACTCGCGGTACGCCGCCTCGCCCTGCGGCGGCATATCCGCCGTCACGCGCGCGGCCAGGCCCGCGTCCAGCTCCGCGGGCCGACCGCCATACAGCGCGATCTGACCCATGCGCGCGTAGTTCACCGACTTGTGCAGGACACGGGCAGCCTCCTGCGGCGCATGAAAGCCCATCGAGTTCTCCGCCTCGATGAAATCCAGCAGGAACTGCGCCTTCCGCTGGTAGTCCCGCGCCAGCTGAACATCCTGGCTCGTGCTGTCCGTCTCGACGCGCGCGCCGAGATCACGGATCAGCTCCATGAGCGCGTCCATGGCCATGTTGCGCATCGCGAACGTGCGGTCCTGAATCGTCGTCGCCCGTTCCCACAGCTCCTGCTGATCCACGCGATGACAGGTCTGACATGCCGCGGCAATGTTCAGGAGCGGGCTGCGCACGTGATGATCGCTGATCTTCATCGCGCCCGTACGCTTGTACGGCATGTGGCAGTCCGCACACGCCACGCCGGCCCGTGCGTGCGTGCCCTGGCTGTACAACTCGAACTCCGGATGCTGCGCCTTCAGTGCGGGCGCACCCGTGACGGCATGCGTCCAGTCGCGGAAGCCGGTCGAGTCGTAGTACGCCAGAATACTGTCGGCGTGCAGGCTCCTCGCCCACGGGTACGTCAGCCGTTTCTCCGGCCCGCGGAAATAGTACTCCACGTGACACTGCGCGCACACGTACGTGCGCATCTCCTGCCGCGATGCGTCACGGTTCACGTCGTAGTCATCATCCCCCTGGAACCGTTTCAGCAGCTGGATCCCTTCCATGAACCCGGGCCGCGTCACACGCAGCTCCATGTCGTCCGGGCTGTGGCAGTCGATGCACGCGACCGGATGCTCGACGTGCGTATATGCCTCCTGATACGTCATCTGGTTCGCGCGCTCGAAGCCCGCGATCAGGTCGCCATCGCCCAGCCGCTTGTACGGCACGTACACGGATGCATGGCAGTGCAGACACGTCCCCGGCTGCTGCGCGACCTGCTGCCGCTCCGTGTACACCTGGTCGTCGAGCATGTACGCATGGCCGCGCTCCTCGCGGAAGTCAGTGGCGAACGCATACCCCGACCACATCGTAATCAGCCGCGGGTCCTCCTCGATCCGTGACTGCGCCACCCACGAGCGCGGGTCGTCGGGGTTCGGCGCGACCGGCAGCGCCTCGCTCCCGCCATACTTCGTGCGCGTCTGGTCCACGGTACGCAGGTAGTCGTCATACTGCTGCGGGAAGTTGCGACCCCAGACCGCCGGGTCCGTAATTGTGTCGTTCAGAGCGACGACACGGTAGAACGGCTCACGCGCCTCCGTCTGCCGCTCCATGATGTTCGTCAGCAGGAGCGCGCCGGCGACGGCGAGCAGCGCCCCGCCGACCGCCGCGAGTACGATCCATTTCACCTGGCCGCGTCGCGGCTCCCGTGGTCCTGTGCTGCTCTCCATGTCCCTTCCCTTCCCTCTTTCCGGCCGGGTTCAGCGAACCCAGTGGCCGACGTACCTGTGACAGCGCGTGCACATTATCAGATCGCCGCCGATCTCGTAATGCGGATCGGTCTCCAGCGGCTCCCCGGACGCAGCAATGTCGATCTGCTCCGTGATCTGCTGATGACACTTGCGGCAGGCGTTCTCGGTGATCTCGTGATTGTGCGGCTTGATGCGGAGCGGATCCGGAAAGTCGCCCGTCGTGAATGCGAACGAGTGCCAGAATCCGTTCGAGGCCTTCGTCGCGTACTTCGGGATGAGACCCTTCGGCGTGTGACAGTCGTTGCACACGGCTACCTTGCCGTGACTCGACTTGATCCACGCCGAATAGTGCTCCTCCATGATGTGGCAGTTCGCGCACGCGGCGGGATCGTTCGTCAGGTAGGATGCGCCCTTCGCATAGACGAACGTGTATGCACCAATGCCGATCGCAATGCCGATCGCCAGACTAGCCGCCAGTGCCAGACGGAACGGCGTCACCGATCAGCCGCAGGGCTGCAGGCCGACAGAGCGGCGCGGGTCAGCGCAGTGGCGCAGCACCTCCGCCAAATGAGAACGTCGCCTGCACGTACCCCCAGTGTGACCACTCCCGCTCCCTTCCCAGCCCGATGAACTCCCCGCCCGGCCCGTTGCGGAACGCACTGTAGCCGAGCTGCAGCTGCTGTCCGGCACCGAGCTGAACGGGCACAGTAACGTCCAGCTCCCACCCGATCAAGCGATCGATTTCCACCGGCAGTTCTTCGTGCAGCCAGAATGCGTGACCGTCGAGATTGAGATTCAGTCCGCCCGGCAGTCCCACACTCGCAGATGCCATACCATCGATCAGGCCACGATCCAGCGTGCGCGCGGCCGGATCGAGAAAGAAATCGATGTAGCCGTAAAATTTGTGATTGGTTGCGTACAGTGTGTTAAACGCGCCGTACTCGCTGTCCGTCGGGCTGTCGTCGCCGGAAAGCACGTCGATGCCGACGCCGAGCCGGGGGAGAATGCTGAATGGAGTAGCGTAGCCGATGCGACCGGCGAGCAGCCACGCACTGATGTCCTGCGGCATGATGATGTCGTCGAACAGGCCGGTCTGACTGCCGAACTGGTACGCACCTTCGATCGATGCAGTGAGCGCCGCCGCGGCGGGCGACACGATGCGTGCGCCGGCAGTGGTGCGGTCCACATCACTCCACAACCGGAACGCGGCGTCGCTGTCGTGGAGCGCGAACAGCTCTACCGGTGCAGCATCGACGAACGCGCCGAGCAGGAGGTGGTCCTCGCCGGCGGTGCCGGTGAGGCGCAGGCCGCGTTCCTGCACGATCGCGGCGAGCGCGGATACGTTCCACGAGGCCCGTTCCGGGCCGAGCGTGAGGCGGGCCGCATCGAATGCGCGCCCTGTGTTGGACCAGCCGACCGCACCGACCAGGCGTTCATTACCGAGATTGATTTCCTGCCGGCCCGCGCGCACGGCCCACTCCCAGTCGCCGACAGTGGAGCCGTACTGGAGCCACGCCTGATGCACATCGAGCTGGTCCGCGCTGCCGTCGGTAGTGGTGGCCTCCTCACCCCAGGTACGCGCATCCTGCACCTGCACGAACAGGAGGGCGCGCGGCGCGAGCACGGCCTCGATGCCGAGACGCGCACGCAGAAGTGAGAAGACGTTGCCGGTGTCGATCGCGGCAGGCTCCTCTGCCTCGGCGCGGACGCGCACTTCACCCAGGACACGGATATCGCCGGCCTGCGCGAGTACCGGCAGCGGTGCAGCAGACATGAGTAGTGCGGCGTAGATATAAAACGACAATGAACGTGTCATCTTTCCTCGTGTAATGGGCTGCAGCGGCACTGGCCGTCAGAGCATCAATGGCGGATCCGGCTGACCGATCTCGAGCACGTCGACCGCGGCACCGACGCGCAGTGTGCCGGGGGCGCGATGGATGGCGTTCTGGCCGAACCACACGTGTCCGTCCCATTTCCTGTAGCCCGCGAGCGTCCGTGTCGGCTCGCGTCCGCCGACACCCGTGGCCGGATCGATCGTCGGCACGACGCAGCGCGCACATGGCCGCACGATGTCGCACTCCACGGTGCCGAGCCTGACCCTCCGCCACACGTCTTCCTCGTGCGGCTCGGTGCCGCTCACGACGATGTTCGGCCGGAACCGCACCATCTCGATCGGTTCGTCCAGCCGCGCGTTCAGCTCGACCAGCGACCCGCTGCCGATGATGAGCAGGGGAAATGCATCCGCGAAGCTGACGCGCCCCCCGGCGGGAGCGTACGCGGGGGCAACCGGGCGCAATGTGGAATCCGGCATGTACACGACGCGTGTCGGGCGGCTCAGGTGTGCACTCATGAACGCAGCCGCGTCCTCCCCGCAGTCGACCGCGTCCACCTCGTCATGCCACACGCGCACGCGTATGGTCTCAGCACCGTTCGCGGGCGCCAGACGGCATTCACCCGCAGCCTCCGACCGCAGCACCAGCTCATCCTGGTCGACTGACGGCTGTACCTGACCGAGCCGGGCATCGCTCCGCTGCGACACGAACACTCCGTCAGAGTCCACGACCATCCAGCGCCGGTCGTGCCGGAGTCCGAACGAATCCAGCGGCCACTCCCGGATCGGAATGCCCGCCGCACCCTTCAGCGGATAGACCCACAGCTCGGATATGCGCAATTGGTTTTCGCCTGACCTTCAGGAACGTTGCGATGCGGAAGCTGCCGACGTTCAGGAGCCCGTCGTAGAGATCTCGCGCGGCGCGTGAGGCGGGAGTCCTGCGGCGCGGGCGGCCGCTTCGATCTGGTCGAGCGCTTCCTGTGCGGCGCGTACAGTCTGCTCGATGAGTGCGGCGTCCGCAGCGTCGCTCGCCAGGTGGCGCATCAGCTCCTGCAGCCGGGCGCCCGCATTCTCGATCGCCTGGGAGAGCTGGCTCCCCGACTCCGCCGCACCGCCCGGGCCGTAGAACTGACGCAGGGCCGCGAACCGTCGGGCATAGAGCTCCTGTACCGCGTGCAGGGCCTCGCCCCGATCGAGATCGGCATCGGCCGGCACGGTGTCGAGCCCCGTGCGAATGTCGCGGATCCAGTCCGCGTGGCCGCCGGGCGGAGCGGTTACGAGCAGCTCTTCCGGCGTCTCCACCGTGAGTGTGTCGGCCGACGCTTGATTTGCCGTGCGCGCGGCCTCCATCTGCGCCGACACATCCTCGGGGATCTCGTCGGCGCACGCGACTGCAAGGACGGCTGTCGCCAGCCACATTCTTCTCATGACGTCCTCCGCTGGATGCAGCCCTGATGCTCGACTACCGATCCCGGCCCCCGTCGATCAGCATGGCAGACAATGCCGAACCCGGCCGCCAGATGCAACGGTCGCCACCGCCAAAACGGTAAATTCTGCACGCGTCCGGCGGAAATCGCCCCACGCAGAATCATGACTTCGCCCGACAACCGGCCCCGCTCCAGTGATCTAGATTGGCTCTGTGATTGGCATTACCGCATCAGGGACTGGAGGCAGCATGCACGCCGCAGCAATGGAGCCGGCCAGGACGCTGGCATCGTTCGCACCGGGCGATTCGGGGACGATCGAATCATTCCTGTTCGGTGCACTGCAGGCCATCTGCGACGATCTCGGCATACGACAGGGCGAGACCGTAAGCTGCCGTGCGGGCACGGCAGGCGTACTGATCCTCGACACACAGGACGGCCACACAGTATCCGTCGCACGCGACTGGGCACGGTTCATACGGATCGGCGCCGTCGCTGCACCCGCGGCCTGACGCGCGTCAGTCCCGCCTCGGAATCGCGAACAGGAACGTGCTGCCCTGACCGGGCGTGCTCTCGAGCCAGATGCGGCCGCCGTGGGCATCGACGATGCCGCGCGCGATCGCCAGCCCGAGACCCAGTCCCTGTCGCCCGCCTTTTTTCGCCTGCCAGAAGCGGTCGAACACATGCGGCTGGGACTCTTCGGGCACGCCTGGCCCCGTGTCGCTCACACTCAGCAGCATCACGCCCGGCGCCTGCTGCGCACTCACGGTCACACTGCCGCCCGGCTCGGTGAACTTGACGGCGTTGCTGACCAGATTGGACAGCACCTGCACCAGGCGCTTGTAGTCCGCCCTGATGGAGGGCAGGTTCGCGGACACCTCCATCGTCAGTGAGATGGAGCGGCCCTGTGCGATCGGGCGGAACACCTCCATGACGTCCCTGACCACGTGAGCGATCTGCAGGGTCTGCAGCTCGAGTGCGATCGGGCCGGCCTCCAGCCGCTTCACGTCGAGCAGGTCGCTGATCAGATTCTCCATCTGCAGGACGGACTGGCGTATGAACTCGAGGTGCTGCCAGCCGCCGGATCCGAGCTCGGATTCCGGCAGCGAGCGCAACAGCAGCGATGTTCCAATGCGGATGGCGCTCAGCGGGTTGCCCAGGTCGTGGGATACCACCGCGAGCAGGTCATCGCGGGCGCGCACGGCCGCCTGCGCATCGCCGTACAGTCGGGCGTTGTCGACCGCCATCCCGGCGAGGAGGGCGAGGTCCTTTGCGACAGCCAGCTCGTCGGCACCATACCGATGCCGTGTCGCCGACAGGAACCCCATGGCGCCGCGGGTCTGGCCGCGGGCCACGAGCGGAACCATCATCAGCGAACGCAGCCCCAGCTTCCGGTAGATCTCGCGATGACGCTCGTCCTGTGACAGGGACTCGATGAACTCGTCACTCACGTCGCGCATGATCTCGGGCTCGGCCGTCTCGAGCACGGTGAATACGGGGTGCGGCCCGGCGGGATTGAGCGGATAGGTGAGCAGCTCCGCCAGCTCCGGGCGGAGCTCCGGATTCGCATGGGCGATCTCCAGGCGGCGCACCGTGCCGTCCGCTTCCCGGATGTAAACCACGCACCAGTCCGCCAGCTCGGGGACGGTGAGCGCGGCCACACTCGCGAGCGTGGTCTCGTAGTCGAGTGATGATGCCAGGATGGCGCCCGCCTGGGCGAGGAACCGCTGTCCGCGCTCGACGCGCTTGCGCTCCGTGATGTCGCGCAGCACCACCGTGAACAGGGTGGAGCCGAACAGGTCCAGCTTCGATATCGACGCTTCCGCAGGGAACTCGCTGCCATCCTGCCTCAGCCCCATGATCTCCTGCCGCTCCCCCATCCGCCGCGAGGCAATGGGCGCTGCAGCGAAGTTGCGCATGTGATGCGCGTGCATACCACGGAAGCGTTCCGGCAGCAGCATCTCGAGCGACTGGCCGAGCACGTCCTCACGGCGGTGGCCGAAGATCGCTTCCGCGCCCTGATTGAACAGCGTGATCTGGAAATTCTCGTCCACGCTGATGATGGCATCCGACGCGATCGCGATGATGCCTGCGAAGCGCGCCTCGCTCGCGCGCAGCGCGCGCTCCGCCCACCGCGCCTCCGTGATGTCACGCGCTTCCGCGACGAGCCACGCAGTAGTCCCGGCGTCATCGACCACCGGTGTGATCGTCAGGTCGAATGTCGCTCTGTGACCCGCGGCACCCGGGATCTCCACTTCCAGCCGTACAGTGGCGCCCGCCGCCGCGCGCATGACCTCCTCGCGCACGCGCGTGCGCGTAGCCTCATCCGGCCACCAGTCGCCCTCGTGGAACGGTCGATCGATAGCGTCTTCGAGTGTGATACCGGCGGCTTCGAGCGCCGCATGATTCAGATCGATGACCCGTCCCTCCGGGTCGAGGACGGCCATGAAGTGGAAGGCCTGATCGAAGGCAGCTCGCAGGCGCGGCTCGGCCGCACCCGCCGCCGGACCGGACTCAGCGTGCCCTGCGTCGGACTCCTGGCTGGCGTGAGGCAGCGGCTCCACCAGCGATCAGTCGCGCGCCTTCAGCAGTCCGGTGTTCAGTGCGAACCGGACCAGCTCGGAGCGGTGATGCAGCGAGAGCTTTTCCATGATGCGGGAGCGATACGTGTCGACCGTCTTCGGCGAGATGAACAGCTTCTCGCCGATCTCGCTCGAGCTGAAGCCTTCCGCCGTCATGGCGAGTACATCGCGCTCGCGATCCGTCAGTTTCGCGAGCGGGTCCGGCTGGTCATCCTCGCCTTTCACCCGGAACCCCTGAAGCAGCAGCTTCGCGGCGTTCGGATAGAGGAACACCTCGTCGCGCGCGACCGTCCGGATCGCGTTCGTCAGGTCCTCGTCCGCGCTCGTCTTCTTCACATAACCGCTGCCGCCCGCTTCCAGGACGGGCAGCAGGTACTCCTCCTCACTGTGCATCGTGAGGACGAGCACCTTGCATGGCGTCTCCGCGGTCAGCTTCTTCGTGGCCTCCAGCCCGCCCATGCCCGGCATCGACAGGTCCATGACCACCACGTCCGGGTGCAGCTGCTGCGCCTTCTCCAGCGCCTCCTCACCGGTCGAGGCCTCGCCCACCACGCGGAAATCACGCTCCGCCTCCAGCAGAGCCTTCAGACCCGCGCGCAGGACCAGGTGGTCGTCCGTCAGCAGAATGCGAATTGTCTCAGGCATACCGCGCCGTCTCCACTGTGGGGATGGTCACCCGGATCCGCGTGCCAGCGCCGGGGTTGCTCTCGATCTCGACGGTTCCGCCGAGGTACGCACCACGCTCCTGCATCCCGAACAGGCCGAGCCCTCCGCGCGACATCTCCTCCACCACGGAGAAGCCGCGACCGGTGTCGCTCACCACCACCTGCACCGTATTGCGCGTCACTTCCAGGTCCACGCGGGCAGAGGGCGCCGTCGAGTGACGGGCCACGTTGGAGAGCGCTTCCTGTACGATACGATACACCGCCAGCTCTGCGTCCGGCGAGAGGACGCCGTCCGTGGCGGCGATATCCGTGACGATCGTCATCCCGGTCGTCTCCGCGACGTTGCGCGCGTACGACTCAATTGCCGGTGACAGGCCCAGCATGTCAAGCGCCGGCGGCCGCAGCCCCTGCGCGATCCGCCGGATTTCCTCCGTGGCCGCGCCGATATCCCGGCTGATGCGTTCAAGTGCCTGCGCTCTGTCCTCGGCCTCCGCGGCGCGCGCCACGCGAAGCCGGACACGCAGAGCCGTCAGCGTCTGGGCAATGCCGTCATGCAGCTCCTGCGCGATGCGCCGGCGCTCCTCCTCCTGCGCGGTGAGCGCCCGCGCAGCCACCTCGCGCAGCCGCGTGCGGTATGCGTCGGCGCTGTCCAGCATCATGTTGAACGTGCCGGCCAGACGCTCGAGATCCCGATCGGCCAGCTCTGACACCTCGACCCGCGCGGTTAGGTCACCGTCCTGAACCCGGCGAGCGGTGCCCTCCAGCTGCTTCAGCGGGCTCAGCGCCAGGCGCAGGATGACCGCATTGCTGATCACGCTCAGCACCAGGCCCGCACCCAGCAGCAGCGCGAAGCTCGCGTTCTCGTTCTCGGCGGCCGCGTCTGCTATGAGCACGCTGCCAATCGTGACAAGCGCGAGAATCACCGCGTTCGCGATGAGGATCTTGTAGAACAGCGGCACCCGCAGGAGTGTGCGGACGACGCCGCGGCCGGACTCCGGTGGCGCTGCGTCGTCCGACGTGCTCCCGGCTTTCGTCGGGCGTCCGTTGCTGAGGTTCGTGTCCAGGGGCGTGTCCCGTGCGATGCGTGGCAATACCGGATACCGCACGGTCCACGCGAGCGTGCGGTATCCTGAGGCCAATCTATAACGACCAGGCCCGCGCGTCTGTGGGGCGAGCCCGGGTTCTCTGTAGGGAATAGCCCTACGGCCTGACGCGGTCCCGCGGCCGTTCGCCACCCGCAATGCGCCGCTCGTCCCGCCGCCGATTGTGCCCCCGGCGTGCGCGGAGTAGTCTGATGCGACCGTCCCCCGCTGAAAATTACAGGAGAAACCATGCGTCTGCAGGTATTGCACCGGGCATCCATGCCGCTGCTGCTGGCCGCTCTGCTGGCCGCACCCGCGACCGCCCAGGACACGCCGGCCGCCCGGTCTCAGGATGTCGAGTCGATCGATGCCATTATCGCGTCGCTCTACGACGTGATCTCGGGCCCCGCCGGTCAGAAGCGGGACTGGCAGCGGTTCCACTCGCTTTTCGTGCCGGGAGCCCGGCTGATCCCCACGGGCGTATCGCAGCAGGGCGACGTGCGGCACCGCGTGATGACGCCGGAAGACTATGCCACGACGAGCGGTCCGGTCCTCGAGGAGCGCGGCTTCTTCGAGCGCGAGATCGGCCGCACGACCGAGCGCTTCGGCAACATCGCCCACGTCTTCAGTGCCTACGACTCGAAGAATACGGCCGAGGACCCGGACCCCTTCGCGCGCGGGATCAACAGCATCCAGCTGCTGTACGACGGCACCCGGTGGTGGGTCGTGTCGATCTTCTGGGACTCCGAGCGCGAGGGCAATCCGATTCCCGAACGCTACCTGCGGTCGGAGGGCCGTCCGTGATACGGGGCCTGAGCGCTGCCGCCGCCTGCGCGGTGCTGAGCGCGGCCGGTGTGTCGGCTCAGGCTGCCGTGGACGTGACCGCCGCCGCCCAAGCGGGACAGGAGATCTACAACGGGCGCGAGCGACGTCTCGATGTGCACCTCCAGCGCGCCGACGCGGATATCCGCGTCGATGGCGCGCTCGACGAAGAGGCATGGTCCAGCGCCGCGCTGCTCACAGGGTTCTCGCAGTTCTCGCCTGTCGACCGGCTGCCGGCCGAGGACTCCACGGAGGTGCTCGTCCTCTACA
This window encodes:
- a CDS encoding PAS domain S-box protein → MEPLPHASQESDAGHAESGPAAGAAEPRLRAAFDQAFHFMAVLDPEGRVIDLNHAALEAAGITLEDAIDRPFHEGDWWPDEATRTRVREEVMRAAAGATVRLEVEIPGAAGHRATFDLTITPVVDDAGTTAWLVAEARDITEARWAERALRASEARFAGIIAIASDAIISVDENFQITLFNQGAEAIFGHRREDVLGQSLEMLLPERFRGMHAHHMRNFAAAPIASRRMGERQEIMGLRQDGSEFPAEASISKLDLFGSTLFTVVLRDITERKRVERGQRFLAQAGAILASSLDYETTLASVAALTVPELADWCVVYIREADGTVRRLEIAHANPELRPELAELLTYPLNPAGPHPVFTVLETAEPEIMRDVSDEFIESLSQDERHREIYRKLGLRSLMMVPLVARGQTRGAMGFLSATRHRYGADELAVAKDLALLAGMAVDNARLYGDAQAAVRARDDLLAVVSHDLGNPLSAIRIGTSLLLRSLPESELGSGGWQHLEFIRQSVLQMENLISDLLDVKRLEAGPIALELQTLQIAHVVRDVMEVFRPIAQGRSISLTMEVSANLPSIRADYKRLVQVLSNLVSNAVKFTEPGGSVTVSAQQAPGVMLLSVSDTGPGVPEESQPHVFDRFWQAKKGGRQGLGLGLAIARGIVDAHGGRIWLESTPGQGSTFLFAIPRRD
- a CDS encoding response regulator transcription factor; translated protein: MPETIRILLTDDHLVLRAGLKALLEAERDFRVVGEASTGEEALEKAQQLHPDVVVMDLSMPGMGGLEATKKLTAETPCKVLVLTMHSEEEYLLPVLEAGGSGYVKKTSADEDLTNAIRTVARDEVFLYPNAAKLLLQGFRVKGEDDQPDPLAKLTDRERDVLAMTAEGFSSSEIGEKLFISPKTVDTYRSRIMEKLSLHHRSELVRFALNTGLLKARD
- a CDS encoding sensor histidine kinase — encoded protein: MPRIARDTPLDTNLSNGRPTKAGSTSDDAAPPESGRGVVRTLLRVPLFYKILIANAVILALVTIGSVLIADAAAENENASFALLLGAGLVLSVISNAVILRLALSPLKQLEGTARRVQDGDLTARVEVSELADRDLERLAGTFNMMLDSADAYRTRLREVAARALTAQEEERRRIAQELHDGIAQTLTALRVRLRVARAAEAEDRAQALERISRDIGAATEEIRRIAQGLRPPALDMLGLSPAIESYARNVAETTGMTIVTDIAATDGVLSPDAELAVYRIVQEALSNVARHSTAPSARVDLEVTRNTVQVVVSDTGRGFSVVEEMSRGGLGLFGMQERGAYLGGTVEIESNPGAGTRIRVTIPTVETARYA